In Nymphaea colorata isolate Beijing-Zhang1983 chromosome 3, ASM883128v2, whole genome shotgun sequence, a genomic segment contains:
- the LOC116251413 gene encoding uncharacterized protein LOC116251413: MDSLLCDELLEEILQRLHSASDANSASLVSKRWLSLLRSSRTALSLRLPTGCSGGSRLCLSSFLSHYPNLSALTLVSDSPNADPCLSDLALLSLSSACRNLTQLRFLVGPVTSSSLQHLSSSCKALSSLKIIASRSLGFDWLAGFRSLRNLSVTFLDCLEDGPPPSSMINLPGGLELQLETLCFTGIGNGDVGIDWLWRNCRSISKLRLSSCEGIGNSISDPFFLNLLSGIREIELVTCRSITASLLLRVAEHCRSLVSLVVYDGGNRDALIEVIRNCGSLRKIDLRLPLDLDDDGLMAIAQNCRELQSLCLQSCVMISGESLRSLGRVLCSSLEELALVNCDAAEREPGLLTSLGQNLRSLKRLDLSYNELLLDKEMVSMLASSRNLVEISLRGCRGLTDMTISAIIKNCPLLRIIDIRQCHKITSQGVGLLLEAPNLIQILVEQSKIPGQL, encoded by the coding sequence atgGACAGCCTTCTGTGCGATGAGCTGCTTGAGGAAATTCTGCAGCGGCTGCACTCTGCCTCCGACGCGAATTCCGCCTCGCTCGTCTCCAAGCGGTGGCTCTCCCTCCTCCGGTCCTCCAGAACTGCCCTCTCCCTCCGCCTTCCCACAGGCTGCAGCGGCGGCAGCCGTCTCTGCCTTTCCTCTTTCCTGTCTCACTACCCCAACCTCTCCGCCCTCACCCTTGTCTCCGACTCCCCCAACGCCGACCCCTGTCTCTCCGACCtcgcccttctctctctctcctccgccTGCAGGAACCTCACCCAACTGCGATTCCTCGTCGGCCCTGTCACGTCCTCCTCGCTCCAGCACCTTTCCTCCTCTTGCAAGGCTCTCTCCTCCCTCAAGATCATCGCTTCCCGCTCCCTCGGGTTCGACTGGTTAGCTGGATTCCGGTCTCTAAGGAACCTTTCTGTGACCTTCCTTGACTGTCTGGAAGATGGGCCGCCCCCGAGTTCGATGATCAATCTCCCCGGCGGTCTCGAGCTTCAATTGGAGACCCTCTGCTTCACCGGTATCGGTAATGGGGACGTGGGCATCGATTGGCTGTGGAGGAATTGCAGAAGCATCAGCAAATTGCGGCTTTCTAGCTGCGAAGGGATCGGAAACTCCATTTCCGATCCTTTCTTCCTCAACCTGCTGTCTGGAATTCGGGAAATTGAACTGGTTACCTGTCGGAGCATCACCGCCAGCCTTCTCCTCCGGGTCGCCGAGCACTGCAGGTCTTTGGTTTCTCTGGTTGTGTATGATGGGGGCAATAGGGACGCCCTGATTGAGGTCATTAGGAATTGTGGATCGTTGAGAAAAATCGATTTGAGGCTTCCCCTCGACCTCGACGACGACGGCCTAATGGCTATAGCCCAGAACTGCAGGGAATTGCAGAGCCTCTGTCTCCAAAGCTGCGTCATGATCAGCGGGGAGAGCCTGAGGTCATTGGGACGGGTCCTATGTTCGAGCCTGGAGGAATTGGCTTTGGTGAACTGTGATGCTGCGGAAAGAGAACCGGGCTTGTTGACATCGCTGGGCCAGAATTTGAGGAGTTTGAAGAGGCTGGATCTTTCATACAACGAGCTCTTGCTTGATAAGGAAATGGTTTCCATGCTTGCTTCTAGCAGAAACCTCGTTGAGATTAGTTTGAGGGGTTGCAGGGGCTTGACAGACATGACCATTAGTGCCATCATAAAAAATTGCCCTCTTTTGAGGATTATCGATATCCGTCAGTGTCACAAGATCACCAGCCAAGGCGTTGGATTGCTGCTTGAAGCCCCAAATTTGATTCAGATTCTAGTGGAGCAGAGCAAGATCCCTGGGCAACTGTAA
- the LOC116251058 gene encoding 5-formyltetrahydrofolate cyclo-ligase, mitochondrial-like isoform X1, which translates to MKLGSWTGLSLLAASRLSFPTCYRGCILSLKMNKAMISIKTQPTESGYQQEKVNINADDLFQQKRSIRSKLRRQLRAMNPSLRHEEDCAIQKIVLDSPWFKSSTSLCAYISCASLFEVDTSQIISEVLSSYADQNSHMQKSLYVPRVENKKSFMRMLKITNREDLIENSMNILEPSAIDSSGIERQDVMQAQHPVDLFILPGYAFDRSGRRLGRGGGYYDCFLANYMELASRKGWRQPLLVALAYSIQIVDDPIPVTPTDIHVDAIASPAGVLQISSAAMERM; encoded by the exons ATGAAGTTGGGGTCATGGACTG GATTATCATTGCTAGCTGCTTCCCGTTTATCTTTCCCTACTTGTTACCGCGGTTGCATTCtctccttgaaaatgaacaAGGCAATGATTTCCATCAAAACACAACCAACAGAATCAGGATACCAACAAGAAAAGGTGAACATCAATGCAGATGATCTTTTCCAACAGAAACGCAGTATTCGGTCCAAATTGAGAAGGCAGTTGAGGGCTATGAACCCTTCATTAAGACATGAAGAAG ATTGTGCTATCCAGAAGATAGTATTGGACTCCCCATGGTTTAAATCTTCTACTAGTTTGTGCGCATATATAAGCTGTGCAAGTTTATTTGAAGTTGACACATCACAAATTATATCCGAAGTTCTCTCATCTTATGCTG ATCAAAATTCTCATATGCAGAAGAGCCTATATGTGCCACGTGTGGAGAACAAAAAAAGCTTTATGCGGATGCTGAAAATTACAAATAGAGAAGATCTAATTGAAAATTCCATGAATATTTTGGAACCATCAGCAATTGATAGTTCTGGCATTGAGCGACAGGATG TTATGCAGGCCCAACACCCGGTTGACCTTTTCATATTACCTG GATATGCTTTTGATAGATCTGGAAGACGGCTGGGACGTGGAGGAGG CTACtatgattgttttcttgcaaattACATGGAGCTTGCTTCAAGGAAAGGCTGGCGGCAGCCTCTTCTTG ttGCACTGGCATACTCCATCCAGATAGTTGATGATCCTATTCCTGTAACTCCAACTGATATTCATGTGGATGCAATTGCATCTCCAGCCGGTGTCCTGCAGATCAGCTCTGCTGCTATGGAGAGAATGTGA
- the LOC116251058 gene encoding 5-formyltetrahydrofolate cyclo-ligase, mitochondrial-like isoform X2, producing MSVAGLSLLAASRLSFPTCYRGCILSLKMNKAMISIKTQPTESGYQQEKVNINADDLFQQKRSIRSKLRRQLRAMNPSLRHEEDCAIQKIVLDSPWFKSSTSLCAYISCASLFEVDTSQIISEVLSSYADQNSHMQKSLYVPRVENKKSFMRMLKITNREDLIENSMNILEPSAIDSSGIERQDVMQAQHPVDLFILPGYAFDRSGRRLGRGGGYYDCFLANYMELASRKGWRQPLLVALAYSIQIVDDPIPVTPTDIHVDAIASPAGVLQISSAAMERM from the exons ATGTCGGTGGCAGGATTATCATTGCTAGCTGCTTCCCGTTTATCTTTCCCTACTTGTTACCGCGGTTGCATTCtctccttgaaaatgaacaAGGCAATGATTTCCATCAAAACACAACCAACAGAATCAGGATACCAACAAGAAAAGGTGAACATCAATGCAGATGATCTTTTCCAACAGAAACGCAGTATTCGGTCCAAATTGAGAAGGCAGTTGAGGGCTATGAACCCTTCATTAAGACATGAAGAAG ATTGTGCTATCCAGAAGATAGTATTGGACTCCCCATGGTTTAAATCTTCTACTAGTTTGTGCGCATATATAAGCTGTGCAAGTTTATTTGAAGTTGACACATCACAAATTATATCCGAAGTTCTCTCATCTTATGCTG ATCAAAATTCTCATATGCAGAAGAGCCTATATGTGCCACGTGTGGAGAACAAAAAAAGCTTTATGCGGATGCTGAAAATTACAAATAGAGAAGATCTAATTGAAAATTCCATGAATATTTTGGAACCATCAGCAATTGATAGTTCTGGCATTGAGCGACAGGATG TTATGCAGGCCCAACACCCGGTTGACCTTTTCATATTACCTG GATATGCTTTTGATAGATCTGGAAGACGGCTGGGACGTGGAGGAGG CTACtatgattgttttcttgcaaattACATGGAGCTTGCTTCAAGGAAAGGCTGGCGGCAGCCTCTTCTTG ttGCACTGGCATACTCCATCCAGATAGTTGATGATCCTATTCCTGTAACTCCAACTGATATTCATGTGGATGCAATTGCATCTCCAGCCGGTGTCCTGCAGATCAGCTCTGCTGCTATGGAGAGAATGTGA
- the LOC116251058 gene encoding 5-formyltetrahydrofolate cyclo-ligase, mitochondrial-like isoform X3: MNKAMISIKTQPTESGYQQEKVNINADDLFQQKRSIRSKLRRQLRAMNPSLRHEEDCAIQKIVLDSPWFKSSTSLCAYISCASLFEVDTSQIISEVLSSYADQNSHMQKSLYVPRVENKKSFMRMLKITNREDLIENSMNILEPSAIDSSGIERQDVMQAQHPVDLFILPGYAFDRSGRRLGRGGGYYDCFLANYMELASRKGWRQPLLVALAYSIQIVDDPIPVTPTDIHVDAIASPAGVLQISSAAMERM; encoded by the exons atgaacaAGGCAATGATTTCCATCAAAACACAACCAACAGAATCAGGATACCAACAAGAAAAGGTGAACATCAATGCAGATGATCTTTTCCAACAGAAACGCAGTATTCGGTCCAAATTGAGAAGGCAGTTGAGGGCTATGAACCCTTCATTAAGACATGAAGAAG ATTGTGCTATCCAGAAGATAGTATTGGACTCCCCATGGTTTAAATCTTCTACTAGTTTGTGCGCATATATAAGCTGTGCAAGTTTATTTGAAGTTGACACATCACAAATTATATCCGAAGTTCTCTCATCTTATGCTG ATCAAAATTCTCATATGCAGAAGAGCCTATATGTGCCACGTGTGGAGAACAAAAAAAGCTTTATGCGGATGCTGAAAATTACAAATAGAGAAGATCTAATTGAAAATTCCATGAATATTTTGGAACCATCAGCAATTGATAGTTCTGGCATTGAGCGACAGGATG TTATGCAGGCCCAACACCCGGTTGACCTTTTCATATTACCTG GATATGCTTTTGATAGATCTGGAAGACGGCTGGGACGTGGAGGAGG CTACtatgattgttttcttgcaaattACATGGAGCTTGCTTCAAGGAAAGGCTGGCGGCAGCCTCTTCTTG ttGCACTGGCATACTCCATCCAGATAGTTGATGATCCTATTCCTGTAACTCCAACTGATATTCATGTGGATGCAATTGCATCTCCAGCCGGTGTCCTGCAGATCAGCTCTGCTGCTATGGAGAGAATGTGA
- the LOC126409934 gene encoding uncharacterized protein LOC126409934 produces the protein MPIWKIIDERWSGQLHRPLHAAAYYLNPAIRYLPTFKKDREVEYGMLDCIEVLVSDYKEHDAIHMSINKYDTASGSMGRDTTIRCRSTMRPDLWWERFVPDCPELRKLAIRILSQTCSATGCERNWSVFQHIHSKKRNRLEHKRLNDLVYVRYNMKLRQRQLETRSTRKHHTQYDPINIDHFDILDSWVEEEQSVILDDLEDDLDFLNLEGVVEIIEGEAGEQWNVGDIPFPTEGIEEINEENEDDHEDDDGNDD, from the exons atgcctatatggaagattatagatgaaagatggtctggacaacttcatcgtccacttcatgcagcagcctactacctaaatcctgctattagatatcttcccacttttaagaaggacagagaggtcgagtatggcatgttggattgtattgaagtattagtaagtgattatAAAGAACACgacgctatccatatgtcgatcaacaaatatgataccgCTTCTGGTAGCATGGGGAGAGACACAACAATTCGATGCAGGtcaactatgcgtccag atttgtggtgggaaaggtttgtgcctgattgcccagaattaaggaagcttgcaattagaatcctcagccaaacatgtagtgcaactggatgtgaaagaaattggagtgtatttcagcacatccacagtaagaagaggaataggttggaacataaaaggttgaatgaccttgtttacgttcgttataatatgaagttgagacaaag gcaattAGAAACAAgatctacgaggaagcatcacactcaatatgatcctatcaacattgaccattttgatatattagattcttgggttgaagaagaacaatCTGTAATACTTGATGACcttgaggacgatcttgattttttgaaccttgaaggAGTAGTAGAGATTATTGAAGGAGAGGCtggagagcaatggaatgttggtgacattccatttccaacagaggggatagaagaaattaatgaagaaaatgaagatgatcatgaagatgatgatggaaatgacgattga